The genomic segment GACTTTCAGCTGACCTGgaaaccaattctttgacttCTTTGTACAGATTATCACAAcctacaattaaaaaaataaaaataaacaaacaaataaaagtTATAgcagctatatacatacaacGTGAATCAACTGCCTGCATTGTAGCAAGTGTATACTTCTCATTTGTGAAGTGTGTTGTGATTCATACTATGAGGACTCCTCACTACATTATTTTGTATAAAGCGATAATACTCAAATGTGGTAAATGTAAATGTCAGTTTCTGTACAGGTCCTGACACTAAGTGTATAATATGATGAAAATGGCAACACATAATGCATCCTTTAAGACTCAATCATGcatctgtatgtatgcatgagaGTATGTATAGCTACTCCAGAATGTGACTGCTTGCATATCTTACAGTAGAAGGTCACAAGGGAACTCTACAATAAGAAATACACTTGATTTAGTAGCTACAGTATGGTGGAGCCTCTTGCAAAGAACTCTCTAAATCAAGGAAACCTCTGTATATTAAAGACAAAGTACTTTGGTTCCCACAGATTAAATTctaaagaggaaaacctctacatTATATTTTGGTCATAGTTTgttatagagaggttccactacaTTCATAAATACACAGGTGATATTGTACACATGTAGGTTACAACAAACCTGTTACAATACTGTCTATGGATGTATTGCTAGCATTGTACTCCCTCAGTTGTGCAGCAACTCCAGAATTATTCCACAGCAAAAAGTACTTTTCTTTGTCATCAGTAAGATGTTGTTCTTCACTATGTAGTTCATCTATAGCACACAGGCATTTGCACAAATGTTAAGCTGCTGACCAGTGACCAACTATACTGGTGTACTAACTTCGTGCAATACGCTGTATCTGCTGTTTAAGAGAATCCAATTCATCAGTTGTTAAAGTACACCCAGTCCGTAATCTAATTCATTTAGTTTTTTGCTCTCTAGTTTCAATAGCTTTTCTGTAGTCTGTGGAGCATTTGTACACAtataataattaatattatcATCACATATGATTAAGATTATAAAGTTATGATCTAGATATTACAGTATGCTCCTGATCAAATTTATAAGTCATCTAGGCTGACAATGTGCTGCGGTAAATTGTTCCAGAGCTTGACTGAAGTAGGGTAGATATATTATGTAAATATGTAAGGGCTACTGCAATGCAATAGCGAGTCAGAGCTTGTGGTAGTGCATCTTACCTCACAAGTGTACCGGTTTCTCACTTAGTACATACTTTGCAGATATTAACGCATTTTCAAGTGTTGTCTAAAACACTAATACTGTATGTTACTAATGTTCATAGATAAAAGAATACATAAATGCCGTGACAGCTTAGATAAAACATTCCCACAACTATTTTGTACAATAATTGATCATCACAATAAAAATATGATGTGCAAAATGTACAGCACAATAATTATTCTAACACGTGCAATAACACATCAGAGTCTTGTCATGATACTaatatgcatacacatgcaaactataataatatcatTACCTTAACTAATTTTTGCTTCAGCATtttgggtattgttctaattttTCTCACATTCCAAAACACAGCTGCTTCTGTTAGAAATTCCTCCCTACCTAAAAATAATCCCTTATGATGCTATGCAGCATATAATTGTTACAATAACATGCTTACGATAAGCTAGCATATACTTAGTCAAACCCCATCTGGAAAGATAACTGAAGAGCAATTCCATATCTTCTCCGGATCCAGCTCCTGACTCATCCTGCCAACGCCCTCCCCATAAAACCTAATATGTAGCGTAAACAATTAAACACACCGACACAAAAACAATGACCACATACACTGCAGTGCCACGAATGAGCTTTTGCGTGCATTGCAGGAAGGCATGGTACTATCTCTAAAGCACCTGCAGGGGAAGGAAAATTCTGTCGAGAGGCCCATGGCCAGTACTGACAAATGACATCATGGAAGAAATAGTTTACTCCTCTGGATACAAACTCATTCATATGTAAATAATGAGTATATCCAAACCTATAAGAATTGAAATAAGTATTATATAATGCAATAATTacagtatatcatacagtacagtagtataataTAGTAGGAATCATGCATATGCTTTCCTTTAAAGAACACAATTCCCTTGCAAGAACACAATTCCCTTGCACTGCTATCACAACAGCATTGTAGGTAGGTAATCAAGCTCGAGTATGCCACAGTGCAATTAAagaactgatgccttcaaaagAGTATAACTTCATATACACTATATACGAGGGATCATTTTATATTTACTGCACATATCATACACTTACATTTGTCATTGCATATATATTTGTTTTTGCTTGCAATGCCAAGGTGTTGTTGATTTATGGGTAGAATAGAATGTCAAGGACTTTATGAGTTTGCAGTAACACTTCATTTATCTTGTGTGTTGTCAACACATAACTATGCAGCAAATGGATAATATTTGCAACACACCTCTAAAAATCCAAGTAAATGGATGTGTTCTAGGATCACTTAGTACATTGTTCTTCATGTTAACGGCAGTACAAATCTACAAGCTAATCAAAAAGGCTTAATAAATGAGCTGGTGGAAAGTTCTATCAAAAATATGAGAACTGAAAAACATTTAGAGGATGCATTTTGTTGTACAAGTATAACCTCTAACCTCTGGTTCTATTATTTCCTTTGATGGGGTGTTAATAACTTCCACAAtgttagtacagtgaaaccgaTATACTGTAGTCAGTATTGGTATATTGTAGTCAGTATGGAGCCAAAGTTTTCAGACCTTATATGAAACAGGTGGCCATATTAGACAGGTCACTTTGTAAAAAATGATTGGGGGATTTCTACAATGATCAGTTTAGACAAGTGACCGTATCATACTGTGGCCTATTTAGACAGGTTTATAGTAATAACAAAACCtaaaaaaattgacaaataCAAGGGAAAAAGCCTCTATCAAAGGGTTGTTCTATTCTAGTCAATAGGTCTATAGTCagcagtatatgtgaccggatttgcgaaaaggggtcttccacacacatccaattctgtaactttgggagaccataactttgtgATCAAGTAGCATAACATtctgaaatttttaccatttattcagctatgttggtgctcacttctGACCAAATTGCAAGTCAATAGCTCTTTCCCATCTGAAGATATGAATTGTCGAAGTCAggaaattggatgtgtgtggaagaccccctttcgcaaatccggtcacatgtatatatattatgcagtTATGCTACAGGTACATGTATAATGTATACTACATGTGTGTAGtaggtactgtacatatatgctTGCAAATATGGGAATAGGATTCTCTTACAATTCACCCTTGAACATGTTAACAGCCTTCTGTGCTATTACATGGCGACATCCTGCAACAACCAGTCCAGTCTCATCCAGTGTTTTCATCGTTTTTGAAGATgcctttgctgctttaaaacGACTTCTACCGCATATACCTGTTACCTAAACATGCACATAAATTGCATAGATTTATTAAGATGAATGAATATTTACATTGTCTGAATGGTATCCAACATCCTTCAGGTGACTATCAACTTCGGTATTCTTTACAATAAACGTTCCTTCATAATACGAGCTCCTCACCCCTCTAAATGCCAAATCATACATTATGAAGAGGTTTTTGATAAACAAGATATTATATGCTGCTTATATCAAAGAGTACAACAAGCACACGTGCTTACCTTGGTACCTTGGTAAACCTGTAGAGCTTTCTGTTTCCATCAACATGAATGGAGTGTTGGTTTCCATAGCAAGCTGGACAGTCTAAAATAGGATGCCTACCCAACTGGAGTAATTCCATCATGCAGTAACGGTACTCTTCAAACGCTTTAATAAAAGCAGATTGATTGATGGTGGAAATCTACAAACCACATGTAAATTGCAACAGTAAAACACTCCATATTACCCTTCCATTGTGGGCTGATACTTCCTCTAGTGCACTAAGAAATCCATTCACAGTTGTTCCTGGTACAAATTTCTGCACATAGTCAAATAGTTTTAGCAGCTGGCAAGAAAACAAATAATTAAAGGAACAAGCGCTGCTTGGCCAGAATCCAGAACCTATCACGTCACACAGAGAATCACCGTATGCGAATTTACAGTTCAGACATTCAGCTTTGCAGTCGTCAAGATCAAATCTTCCTATTCCAAATATTACACATCATGC from the Dysidea avara chromosome 13, odDysAvar1.4, whole genome shotgun sequence genome contains:
- the LOC136243471 gene encoding uncharacterized protein; the protein is MSKLQGRFDLDDCKAECLNCKFAYGDSLCDVIGSGFWPSSACSFNYLFSCQLLKLFDYVQKFVPGTTVNGFLSALEEVSAHNGRISTINQSAFIKAFEEYRYCMMELLQLGRHPILDCPACYGNQHSIHVDGNRKLYRFTKVPRGVRSSYYEGTFIVKNTEVDSHLKDVGYHSDNVTGICGRSRFKAAKASSKTMKTLDETGLVVAGCRHVIAQKAVNMFKGELFGYTHYLHMNEFVSRGVNYFFHDVICQYWPWASRQNFPSPAGALEIVPCLPAMHAKAHSWHCSVLWGGRWQDESGAGSGEDMELLFSYLSRWGLTKYMLAYRREEFLTEAAVFWNVRKIRTIPKMLKQKLVKTTEKLLKLESKKLNELDYGLGVL